A single genomic interval of Alistipes provencensis harbors:
- a CDS encoding RagB/SusD family nutrient uptake outer membrane protein, translated as MKLTKLYRTAAGLLALATVSACESALDMAPDGYVSIPQIFQDNEQTGAWLNTCYEYIPEMGIKFHYWSRGLVVWSDEAWDSDEGAGLMSGLLYKGQASADNHPIVNLSANFGNGDYWNRYWAAIRKCAVFLSYIDGANVTSQSDKMRWKAEAHILRAYYYSELLRWYGTGLPIVREAYALDTDFGKVAKPSFYESVQFVIEDCNAALAISQLPWRITTTAEAGRMTKAVAEAIRARMILYAASPLYNDGQDHWDEAYRITKEAVTNLKKNGYTLYNKVNYPEFKEATAFLPNDGAALYNEYFTSTMEYTADPVDRETIYQNRADQGAVFQMDGIGINGDKSGTNPSQELVDCYETVDGKTILNLANPYADETHLEPNYNPDNSTYDPQNPYENRDPRFYASIYYNGSKRHCYWKVTEDPKCIENYPGEPGTRTRIIATYPEEPFTGLMGAGQGAQRTRTGYYERKFLHPYAAPTYPGGVGANFKMFRLGEVILNFAEAAAEAGHGDEAIVAVNEIRSRVGMPGLDAGLSGDALMLRIRNERRVELAMEGFRYYDVRRWSLPSGDLSKTDRYLTAVRVTRNGDNDYSYTRQLVGERLCYQNKFLWLPIPLSEANLMTTLTGVNWQNPGW; from the coding sequence ATGAAATTGACGAAATTATATCGTACAGCGGCGGGCCTGCTCGCTTTGGCGACGGTGAGCGCCTGTGAAAGCGCCCTGGACATGGCTCCCGACGGATATGTCTCCATCCCGCAAATTTTTCAGGACAACGAGCAGACGGGCGCCTGGCTGAATACTTGTTATGAATACATTCCCGAAATGGGTATCAAGTTCCATTACTGGTCGCGCGGTCTGGTGGTTTGGAGCGATGAGGCATGGGACAGCGACGAAGGGGCTGGTCTGATGTCGGGCTTGCTTTATAAAGGGCAGGCTTCGGCCGACAACCACCCGATCGTGAATCTCAGCGCTAATTTCGGCAACGGCGACTATTGGAACCGTTATTGGGCCGCTATCCGCAAGTGTGCCGTCTTTCTGAGCTACATTGACGGTGCTAATGTTACCTCTCAGTCCGACAAAATGCGCTGGAAAGCCGAGGCGCACATACTCCGGGCCTATTATTACAGCGAATTGCTGCGCTGGTACGGTACCGGCTTGCCCATCGTCCGCGAGGCTTATGCGCTGGACACCGACTTCGGCAAGGTCGCCAAGCCGAGTTTCTACGAATCGGTGCAGTTCGTGATCGAGGACTGCAACGCGGCGCTGGCGATTTCCCAGCTGCCGTGGCGCATCACGACTACCGCCGAGGCGGGCCGCATGACCAAGGCCGTGGCCGAAGCGATTCGCGCCCGCATGATTCTCTATGCGGCCAGTCCGCTCTATAACGACGGACAGGACCATTGGGATGAGGCTTACCGTATTACCAAGGAGGCGGTGACCAATCTCAAAAAGAACGGTTACACACTTTACAACAAGGTCAACTATCCGGAGTTCAAAGAGGCGACCGCTTTTCTGCCCAACGACGGAGCGGCGCTTTACAACGAGTATTTCACCTCGACGATGGAATACACCGCCGATCCGGTCGATCGTGAGACCATTTACCAGAACAGGGCGGATCAGGGTGCGGTCTTCCAGATGGACGGCATCGGAATTAATGGGGACAAGTCGGGAACCAATCCTTCGCAGGAGCTGGTCGATTGCTATGAGACTGTCGACGGCAAGACTATTCTCAATCTGGCGAACCCTTACGCGGATGAAACGCATCTGGAGCCTAATTACAATCCGGATAACAGCACCTACGATCCGCAGAATCCATATGAGAACCGCGATCCGCGTTTTTATGCCTCGATCTATTACAACGGTTCGAAGCGCCACTGTTATTGGAAAGTCACCGAGGACCCGAAGTGCATCGAGAACTATCCGGGCGAGCCCGGTACCCGCACGCGTATCATCGCTACCTATCCCGAGGAGCCCTTCACGGGCCTTATGGGAGCCGGTCAGGGGGCGCAGCGGACCCGGACGGGGTATTATGAACGTAAGTTCCTCCATCCATACGCGGCGCCGACCTATCCGGGTGGAGTCGGGGCGAATTTCAAGATGTTCCGTTTGGGAGAGGTGATCCTCAATTTCGCTGAGGCTGCTGCCGAGGCCGGGCACGGGGACGAGGCCATCGTGGCCGTGAACGAGATACGCAGCCGTGTCGGCATGCCGGGGCTGGATGCCGGGCTGAGCGGCGATGCACTGATGCTGCGCATCCGCAACGAGCGTCGTGTCGAGCTGGCCATGGAGGGCTTCCGCTATTACGACGTACGCCGCTGGTCACTTCCTTCCGGAGACCTTTCGAAGACCGACCGTTACCTGACGGCCGTGCGTGTTACACGGAACGGAGACAACGATTATTCCTATACCCGTCAACTGGTCGGGGAGCGGTTGTGCTACCAGAACAAATTCCTGTGGCTGCCTATCCCGCTGAGCGAGGCGAACCTCATGACGACGCTGACGGGCGTGAATTGGCAGAATCCCGGATGGTAA
- a CDS encoding SusC/RagA family TonB-linked outer membrane protein — protein MTVKGVVRDANGMEMAGVTVLLKNTAVGTVTDSGGAFTISVPGRESVLVFSFMGYKPEEMPVGSRLMLEVTLQEEASAIEDVVVVGYGVQKKVSVTGSVSSVSASDIKKSSSTSLSSALAGRISGLTSTQSTGGQPGVDDAVLYLRGAGTTNVTSPLILIDGVPRDNIRTIDPNEVESISVLKDASATAVFGVRGANGVILITTRRGQEGKAKLSINATQSFASFAKRPERLHSLDYLRMRNEALTNDGKTGIDPELTAMYENPLKGLDPNDPDYATKAANRRYLYPDIDQYRAMFKQFAPQTTVNANVSGGTKRLSYFVNVGYTYQGGHLKTEPKSKLGYDASMRMNRWSFRSNLDYKLAESLKASLNLGTYIETVGMPGYSGAGFGDPQVMTGAMFFYSSLMLPLSPGPLTLPGHGVGIPGGGFLGAYSPVTGGTYLGVSGYEYANGFGYHNRVNTNLNSTFALEWDLGKLVTKGLVLRGMISYDAVSQTSTEGVKRSKNYALQVGSDGESFNYMHSFTDDINMIVYKGAGTSYKINMQAILSYNRTFGRHTVGATFVAQRDHWESGGGEMPYNVVGIAARATYDYDNRYFAEFNLGYNGSEQFSPAKRFGVFPAVSAGWVVSNEAWLKDNNVLTNLKLRASYGKVGNDQMNAARFMYLDQISVAGGGYLPSLGLGQRINEAIVGNTGITWETASKYNIGVDVGLFRDFSLSVDLFREDRNDILTQRNTIPAFQGITASQLPRVNMGEVENKGVEFEVSYNKQIGKDLYLMVRGNFGLNRNEVKFADEIPLGEGYAYQYRKTGYSLGQEFGYLIDRSNNGGYWTKETLASTDLVYDFGTPRPGDFVYRDLNKDGHINERDMAPIGNGTVPRRTYGLSLGLTWKGIDFSVFFQGLGGFHSVYLGNMATETSLEGSYFNWHRHAWTEERWKNGEKITYPALGTSNNTNHQRNDFFIQDKTFLRLKNMEIGYTIPAHLLRRAGITNLRVFLSGQNLVTWSRLLADHLDPEPLNPMHYPLTRMFNIGVNLSF, from the coding sequence TTGACCGTTAAGGGAGTGGTGCGTGATGCCAACGGTATGGAGATGGCGGGTGTGACGGTCCTGCTCAAAAACACGGCGGTCGGTACGGTCACCGATTCGGGCGGCGCCTTTACGATCTCGGTTCCCGGCAGGGAGAGTGTGCTCGTCTTCTCTTTCATGGGCTACAAGCCCGAAGAGATGCCGGTCGGCAGCCGCCTCATGCTTGAAGTTACACTGCAGGAGGAGGCTTCGGCCATCGAAGATGTCGTTGTAGTCGGTTATGGCGTACAGAAAAAGGTCTCGGTGACCGGTTCCGTCTCTTCTGTGAGCGCCAGCGATATCAAAAAAAGTTCTTCGACGAGTTTGTCCAGTGCATTGGCCGGCCGAATCTCGGGTCTGACCTCGACCCAGTCGACGGGCGGCCAGCCCGGTGTCGATGATGCCGTGCTCTATTTGCGCGGTGCCGGTACGACCAATGTGACCAGTCCGCTGATCCTGATCGACGGCGTGCCCCGTGACAATATCCGTACGATCGATCCCAACGAAGTGGAGTCGATCTCGGTGCTGAAAGACGCTTCGGCGACGGCCGTCTTCGGAGTGCGCGGTGCCAACGGCGTCATCCTCATCACCACGCGGCGCGGTCAGGAGGGTAAAGCCAAACTTTCAATCAATGCTACGCAGAGCTTTGCCTCTTTTGCCAAGCGTCCGGAGCGTTTGCACTCGCTGGATTACCTGCGTATGCGTAACGAGGCGCTGACTAATGACGGTAAGACCGGAATCGATCCCGAATTGACGGCCATGTATGAGAATCCGCTCAAGGGGCTTGATCCCAATGATCCGGACTACGCCACGAAAGCGGCCAACCGCCGATATCTCTATCCGGATATCGACCAATACCGTGCGATGTTCAAGCAGTTTGCGCCCCAGACTACGGTCAACGCCAATGTCTCGGGCGGTACGAAACGGCTTTCCTATTTTGTCAATGTGGGCTACACCTATCAGGGCGGTCACCTGAAGACTGAACCCAAATCGAAGTTGGGCTACGATGCCTCGATGCGCATGAACCGTTGGAGTTTCCGCTCGAACCTCGACTACAAGCTGGCCGAGTCGCTGAAGGCGTCGTTGAATCTGGGTACCTATATTGAGACGGTCGGTATGCCGGGCTATTCAGGGGCCGGATTCGGTGATCCTCAGGTGATGACAGGTGCCATGTTCTTCTACTCTTCACTGATGCTTCCGCTGTCGCCCGGTCCGCTGACGCTTCCCGGACACGGGGTGGGAATCCCCGGAGGAGGCTTTCTGGGTGCCTATTCGCCGGTGACCGGCGGTACCTATCTCGGCGTTTCCGGTTACGAATATGCCAATGGATTCGGATATCACAACCGGGTCAATACTAACCTGAATTCCACTTTCGCTTTGGAATGGGACTTGGGCAAACTCGTGACCAAAGGACTCGTACTGCGTGGCATGATCTCCTATGATGCAGTTTCGCAGACATCGACCGAAGGCGTCAAGCGCAGCAAGAACTACGCCCTTCAGGTGGGCAGCGATGGCGAGTCGTTCAACTACATGCACTCTTTCACCGACGACATCAACATGATCGTCTACAAGGGCGCCGGCACGTCGTACAAGATCAACATGCAGGCGATCCTCTCCTATAACCGTACGTTCGGCCGACATACGGTCGGTGCCACGTTCGTGGCCCAACGCGACCATTGGGAGTCGGGCGGCGGCGAAATGCCCTACAATGTCGTGGGTATCGCAGCGCGTGCCACCTACGATTACGACAACCGCTATTTTGCCGAGTTCAACCTCGGATACAACGGTTCGGAACAGTTCTCTCCCGCGAAGCGTTTCGGTGTCTTCCCCGCGGTGTCTGCCGGCTGGGTGGTCAGCAATGAAGCGTGGCTGAAGGACAACAATGTCTTGACCAATCTCAAACTGCGTGCCTCCTACGGCAAGGTCGGCAACGACCAGATGAACGCCGCGCGTTTCATGTACCTCGACCAGATCTCGGTGGCTGGCGGCGGCTATCTTCCCAGCCTGGGTCTGGGACAGCGTATCAACGAAGCGATTGTCGGTAATACCGGCATCACATGGGAAACGGCTTCGAAATACAACATCGGTGTCGATGTGGGGCTTTTCCGCGATTTCTCGCTTTCGGTAGACCTGTTCCGCGAGGATCGTAACGATATTCTTACGCAGCGCAATACCATTCCTGCGTTTCAGGGTATCACGGCGTCGCAGCTGCCCCGTGTCAACATGGGCGAGGTCGAGAATAAGGGCGTTGAGTTTGAAGTCAGCTATAACAAGCAGATCGGAAAGGACTTGTACCTGATGGTTCGCGGTAATTTCGGCCTGAACCGGAACGAGGTGAAGTTTGCCGACGAGATCCCTCTCGGCGAAGGGTATGCCTATCAGTACCGCAAGACCGGTTATTCGCTCGGTCAGGAGTTCGGCTACCTGATCGACCGGTCGAACAACGGTGGGTACTGGACCAAGGAGACGCTCGCGTCGACGGACCTCGTGTATGATTTCGGTACGCCCCGTCCCGGTGACTTCGTTTACCGCGACCTCAACAAAGACGGTCATATCAATGAACGCGACATGGCGCCGATCGGTAACGGTACCGTTCCGCGCCGCACCTATGGCCTTTCGCTCGGACTGACCTGGAAGGGTATCGACTTCAGTGTCTTCTTCCAGGGATTGGGCGGCTTCCATTCGGTTTATCTGGGCAATATGGCGACCGAGACTTCTCTGGAAGGTTCCTATTTCAACTGGCATCGCCATGCGTGGACCGAGGAGCGCTGGAAGAACGGCGAGAAGATCACTTACCCGGCTTTGGGAACGTCGAATAACACCAATCATCAGCGGAACGACTTTTTCATTCAGGACAAGACCTTCCTGCGGCTCAAGAACATGGAGATCGGCTACACGATTCCCGCACACCTGCTGCGCCGGGCCGGCATTACGAACCTTCGCGTCTTCCTGAGCGGCCAGAATCTGGTCACTTGGTCGCGGCTGCTGGCCGATCACCTCGATCCGGAGCCTTTGAACCCGATGCACTATCCGCTGACCCGGATGTTCAACATCGGTGTAAACCTTTCTTTCTAA